In Parafrankia irregularis, a single genomic region encodes these proteins:
- a CDS encoding class II glutamine amidotransferase yields MCRLLGLTSAPDRARATFWLLDAPDSLDVQSHRNPDGTGLGVFAADGTPDVFRQPLAAWEDHDFAAQARHRTSTTFVAHVRHASTGRRTTANTHPFCQQGRLFAHNGVIEGLDRLEARLGSAAMRTVAGDTDSERFFALITTEITNADGDIGRGITAAARWVAENLPVYSINLVLTTPRELWALRYPDTNTLFLLRRGAGGHHGGRPLDHVDAAGTTRVRSSDLATVASAVVASEPMDEHPDWRALRPGELLRVLPGRITTTRIALPDPPAHPLTLADLRPEAAASQTAGRRAEPADSASQAGTR; encoded by the coding sequence TCTGGGGCTCACCAGCGCCCCCGACCGGGCCCGCGCGACCTTCTGGCTGCTCGACGCACCCGACAGCCTGGACGTGCAGAGCCACCGCAACCCCGACGGCACCGGCCTGGGGGTCTTCGCCGCCGACGGGACGCCCGACGTCTTCCGTCAGCCGCTCGCCGCCTGGGAGGATCACGACTTCGCCGCGCAGGCGCGGCACCGGACATCCACGACGTTCGTGGCGCACGTCCGGCATGCCTCGACCGGCCGGCGGACCACGGCGAACACCCATCCGTTCTGCCAGCAGGGACGCCTGTTCGCCCACAACGGGGTCATCGAGGGGCTGGACCGGCTGGAAGCCCGGCTCGGGTCGGCGGCGATGCGCACCGTCGCCGGGGACACCGACTCCGAGCGGTTCTTCGCCCTGATCACCACCGAGATCACGAACGCCGACGGTGACATCGGGCGCGGCATCACCGCGGCGGCCCGCTGGGTGGCCGAGAACCTCCCCGTCTACAGCATCAACCTGGTGCTCACCACACCGCGGGAGCTGTGGGCGCTGCGCTATCCCGACACCAACACCCTGTTCCTGCTGCGCCGCGGAGCCGGTGGGCATCACGGTGGTCGGCCCCTCGACCACGTCGACGCCGCCGGCACCACCCGGGTCCGCTCCAGCGACCTGGCGACCGTCGCCTCCGCGGTGGTGGCCAGCGAGCCGATGGACGAACATCCCGACTGGCGGGCGCTGCGCCCCGGTGAGCTGCTCCGGGTGCTGCCCGGCCGGATCACGACGACCCGGATCGCGCTGCCCGACCCGCCGGCGCACCCGCTCACCCTCGCCGACCTGCGCCCCGAGGCGGCCGCCTCCCAGACGGCCGGCCGGCGCGCCGAGCCGGCGGACAGCGCCTCCCAGGCGGGGACCCGGTAG
- a CDS encoding threonine aldolase family protein: MSVDLRSDTVTRPTPGMRLAMAEAEVGDDVYREDPTVRALEEHAAGLLGHQAALFVPSGTMGNFCALRAGAPVGTEIIADTEAHIVTYELGGLAALGGVQTRTLTGLADTLELAAVEAQLRAFPGGGTYNMVRTSVLAVENTRARDGGLVWPLERLDALRAITSAAGVALHCDGARLWNAAVAQDIPPRRLGEMFSTLSVCLSKGLGAPVGSLVVGDTDHVERAREWRKRLGGGMRQAGVLAAAGLYALSHHVARLADDHRRAGELARTLAAAAPGRVDPERTETNMVLLDVPDAGAFAARAAADGVLVGAAGPAKVRIVTHLDVDDDAIAHAGKVLAPLLADLPAVAA, encoded by the coding sequence GTGAGCGTCGATCTGCGCAGTGACACCGTGACCCGTCCCACTCCCGGCATGCGCCTGGCGATGGCCGAGGCCGAGGTCGGTGACGACGTCTACCGCGAGGACCCGACCGTGCGAGCGCTGGAGGAGCACGCCGCCGGGCTGCTCGGGCACCAGGCGGCTCTGTTCGTCCCGAGCGGCACGATGGGCAACTTCTGCGCGCTGCGCGCCGGCGCCCCGGTCGGCACGGAGATCATCGCGGACACCGAGGCCCACATCGTGACCTACGAGCTGGGTGGGCTCGCCGCCCTCGGCGGCGTGCAGACCCGCACCCTCACCGGGCTCGCCGACACCCTGGAGCTGGCCGCCGTCGAGGCGCAGCTGCGGGCCTTCCCGGGCGGGGGCACCTACAACATGGTGCGCACCAGCGTGCTGGCGGTGGAGAACACCCGGGCCCGCGACGGTGGGCTGGTGTGGCCGCTGGAACGCCTGGACGCGCTGCGCGCCATCACGTCCGCCGCCGGGGTGGCGCTGCACTGCGACGGCGCCCGGCTGTGGAACGCCGCGGTCGCCCAGGACATCCCGCCGCGCCGCCTCGGGGAGATGTTCTCGACGCTGTCGGTGTGCCTGTCCAAGGGCCTGGGGGCGCCGGTGGGATCGCTCGTCGTCGGCGACACCGACCACGTCGAACGGGCCCGGGAGTGGCGCAAGCGCCTCGGCGGGGGCATGCGCCAGGCCGGGGTGCTCGCCGCCGCGGGCCTCTACGCGCTGAGCCACCACGTGGCGCGCCTCGCCGACGACCACCGCCGCGCCGGCGAGCTGGCTCGGACGCTGGCGGCCGCGGCCCCCGGGCGGGTCGACCCGGAGCGCACCGAGACGAACATGGTGCTCCTCGACGTCCCGGACGCCGGTGCGTTCGCGGCCCGGGCGGCGGCCGACGGGGTGCTCGTCGGCGCCGCGGGCCCGGCGAAGGTCCGCATCGTCACCCATCTCGACGTCGACGACGACGCGATCGCGCACGCCGGGAAGGTGCTGGCTCCGCTGCTGGCCGACCTCCCCGCGGTCGCCGCCTGA